Proteins encoded within one genomic window of Triticum aestivum cultivar Chinese Spring chromosome 2D, IWGSC CS RefSeq v2.1, whole genome shotgun sequence:
- the LOC123049535 gene encoding uncharacterized protein — MAPKKVGKQKVRDPEDDYIDCQMLDQDEDFVEELENVQRVLKQERVNAPTQAKERGEMVGSKPMVILLCLQLEMYLVQMKIIILKGNFAWN; from the exons ATGGCGCCGAAGAAAGTGGGGAAGCAAAAGGTCCGGGACCCAGAAGATGATTATATTGATTGTCAG ATGCTTGACCAAGACGAAGATTTCGTTGAAGAATTGGAGAATGTGCAACGAGTCCTCAAACAAGAACGAGTGAATGCGCCAACCCAAGCAAAG GAACGTGGAGAGATGGTGGGCTCCAAGCCCATGGTGATTTTATTGTGCTTGCAGCTTGAGATGTACTTGGTCCAAATGAAAATCATCATTTTGAAGG gCAACTTCGCATGGAATTAG